A genome region from Sceloporus undulatus isolate JIND9_A2432 ecotype Alabama chromosome 1, SceUnd_v1.1, whole genome shotgun sequence includes the following:
- the PBK gene encoding lymphokine-activated killer T-cell-originated protein kinase, translating to MASGPAFKTPSKPSERRRSGQGSPSPSVTIPASPFMQKLGYGTGVSVYLMKRSPKGASRSPWAVKKINPQCDSSQRSTYQKRLNDEATILRHLKHPNIVGYRAFTEAKDGSMCLAMEYGGEKSLNDLIEERQANHQGPFPASTILRVALHMARGLKYLHNEKKLLHGDIKSCNVVIKGDFESIKICDVGVSLPLDENMMVSDPEAVYIGTEPWKPKEALEEGGVITDKADIFALGLTLWEMMTLSVPHVNLLGDADDLDEDASFDEDDFDEDAYYAALGSRPPLNMEALGPSYQKAIELFVLCTMEDARKRPPAAHIVAVLESDGAVQ from the exons GACAGGGCAGCCCTTCACCCTCAGTAACCATTCCAGCCTCTCCCTTCATGCAGAAGCTTGGCTATGGAACCGGAGTCAGCGTTTACCTGATGAAAAG GTCTCCCAAAGGCGCCTCTCGCTCTCcttgggcagtgaagaaaatcaATCCCCAATGTGACTCCAGCCAGCGAAGTACCTATCAGAAGAGGCTGAATGACGAAGCCACTATTCTGAGACACCTCAAGCACCCCAACATCGTGG GGTATCGTGCCTTCACCGAAGCCAAAGATGGAAGCATGTGCCTTGCCATGGAATATGGGGGAGAAAAGTCTCTCAACGACCTCATTGAAGAAAGGCAGGCCAACCACCAGGGCCCCTTCCCAGCTTCGACCATCCTCCGAGTTGCCTTGCACATGGCAAGGGGGCTGAAG TATCTTCACAATGAAAAGAAATTGCTTCACGGTGACATCAAATCTTGCAATGTTGTCATTAAGGGTGACTTTGAGTCAATAAAGATCTGTGATGTGGGTGTTTCACTGCCTCTGGATGAAAATATGATGG TGAGTGACCCAGAGGCAGTTTACATTGGCACCGAGCCCTGGAAGCCCAAGGAAGCTCTGGAGGAAGGCGGGGTCATCACCGACAAGGCAGACATCTTTGCCTTGGGGCTGACTTTGTGGGAGATGATGACCCTCTCCGTGCCCCATGTTAACCTGCTGGGAGATGCTGACGACTTGGACGAAG ATGCGTCTTTTGACGAAGATGACTTTGACGAGGATGCCTATTACGCGGCGCTTGGATCCCGGCCCCCCCTCAACATGGAGGCACTGGGCCCCTCCTACCAGAAGGCCATTGAGCTCTTTGTGCTCTGTACCATGGAAGACGCCAGGAAGCGCCCGCCGGCCGCCCACATTGTGGCCGTCTTGGAGTCAGACGGAGCCGTGCAATAG